A window of Schistocerca cancellata isolate TAMUIC-IGC-003103 chromosome 1, iqSchCanc2.1, whole genome shotgun sequence genomic DNA:
AAGAACAGTCAGATCATAGGAGATGGAACACACCTAATATGTGTAAATGATCTCCACTTGTATAATATAAATATAACATACAGGTTTGTATTCAGAAGTTCCTGTTACCAATAGATTTTTGCTTTCTAGACATATAGATATATTATATTCCGTATTACATTATCTTCAACCTCTACTTCATTTACTGATTCCATTTGATCATTTACTACTCAAgtagttttaatcttatttttcATTTAAGTATAAAGGATGTTATTTCTTCCATTAAACAGCCATAAATTGAGTTTGATTATAGCAGAGAAAATTTTTACTTCTTGGCACTTGCTCAACTCATATGACTATTCCCTGCTTCTGCAATGTTACTGAACAAGACAGCATGGAAATGTAAAGCTCAAAATATTATGAAGATGAAATAATGAATTCATCAGATCTGTACACATCATACATGCAGTTCTCATTGCAGACCTTTGATTACCACACCTGGCCGATTTCCCCATCCACTATCAATATGACTCAATTGCCTCACTCATGAGTACCTGTGCTCGATCCATGAGTTACTTGCTGTCCCATTCCCAAGCAGCTACCGTTCTCATGAGTAACGAGCGAGCTTAATGCACATACTGACCAACGTCCATCAACCATAACAGTGTCACATCATTATCCCCATGACAGGTGCCACTGCCTCTGACCCACCAAGTCTCTCCTGACAACCCACACACACATCCCTGTGTCCCATAAAAGCTTGTACTCCTTACCTCTTACAACAGCTGTTACTGCATGCTCCACCTCACCTCAAGTATTTGTTGCATCTAAGTAAATGGGAATGCCTTTAGATGGTCTTTGTGTTTCCCCTTCTGTTTGATGACTGCTTATCACCTCCTCATCCACCCCTACACTCATTACCAAAATTCTGCTAGTGTTACCTCCAATTCCCTCTGTTTTCCTGTGGCTGGCGACACTGCCTCTATAATTGCCCCTTCCGCCCATGCCTATAACACTTAATTTTCACCAAAAATATCCCACGTCTATCTCATATCCATGTTGATATGTCAATTTCATTGCATTCCAGGcctcttgaaattactgcaaccagtcatcTGGATGCAGTAATTTCTAGAAACCTTTATTCATTGCAGTCGCAGTGTTGCCCAgccataatggataaaagtttcaTTGCTTTCCATCACTAACCTAATAGCACAATGCAGATCTTTTGGTGCACTGTGTGCACCCTTGATATGTCCAATGGAAACACCTTCAGAAGAGCATTGAGCACCCTCTGCTTAGCTTCTTGCAACAAAAATTGCATTTGCTGCATTACTCTGCCCCAACTTGTTCAtgtgttcatttcatttccttaTCCTGTCTGCAAAATCTTTCACAATTACCCCATGCCTTTTTGTAGTAATGTTCAACTGCTTCCAAGAATGCCTGACACTGTTCTGTTTCTTGCATCTTTATAAAGCTCTTCTCCATCTCCCACTAGTCACTATCTGTTACAACTGACTTTTGGTCCAACCACCCATTTCTGACAATGTTTTAAGGAACTCTAAGAATGACCACACTTCCTCAGATAATGTTCCAGTAAAGGGAACAACTAATCCTGCATAAGCTGGATCCACTTCATGGTGTGGTACTTGAAGCAATGCTAACTATTCATCCTgagctgtcaactgctcatgttaCTACATATTATCTGATGTCAGTTGCCTACCTTTTCTAACAATATCTGTACTGCTTCTGGCTCTGGGACATCTTGTGTCTCTCTCTCACCCTTATTTTCCATTACACAGAATAATACAACAAGGAATCACAACTCCAAAAAATTATCATAAACTACTCTGTATGTTGTTTCTTGAAACACATAGACTCTCTACAGTGCCTTACAATATGACCATAAAATGACCTGTACAACAGGTTAGAGGCACTGCCTCACTATGGCTCAGTATGCCCAAGCAAGTTACAGTGTGTACACCTTATAGACACTAAATACTGCTCTCTTCAATTACCCTTAAAATTTAGAATTTATTCACCTTCAAGCATTTTGCTTGTTATTGGTAAATATTCACATATAAATCTAAGAGACATGAGGTGCATAAAGTTTCATTGTATTTCCATCAATGTCAGATAAGGCAATCCTAAAAAAATGTAATCTTTAAATTATGAAGACAGACATGCCTCCCTTCCATGTCTGTTACAATCTCCAAAACACTACCAAATGTTTTCTCACATGCCATATTGTGTTGGTACTTTAGGTTGTGGTCCAGACATTGTGCTGAGTGAAGATGATGACAAATTTCTAAAACCAAATTATGGTATCCCAGTGCAGGGAGGGGTGGCTATGAGCCAGGATGGTGTGAGTGGGTGATGGAGAAGAGATGGGAGTGAAGGAGGCTCCAGAGAAAACAGCTACAAATGAAACAAGTTCTTTATTGAAGCATCTGTGCTGCATAGTGCACCAGGTAGTGGCCAGCTAGCCACTGAAATCGGCTATGCTGGCTGCTTGCATGCCGCTCAATGCTGACACAGGTTCTCCACTGAGCACTGGCGGCCTTGTTACTCAACTCAGCAGCATGGTCCCAATGCCAACGGTGTGTGTACCAAATGATGGTGTATCTACTTCACAATAGTGGCTGCCCATCATGATAAGACATCCATCCTGTGATAGTGAATGACGACTGGTGTGCCCAGGTAGTGAACTGCTACCCCCTGGGCAGGAGGCAGCCACATTGCTGTAGTTATTCTGGGATGGCCAGTTGCATCATAGCACTAAGTCTGGGGGGAACATAGTGTGTTGTGCTGTTACCCTGCCATGGCCTTGAACTTGTGACTTCTGCTGGCAGGTCCATGTGACAGCCTCATCCAGTACAGACCCATCATCCTGGTTAGGCTGTGAGACTGAGAATAATTTCATTACAAATCGTCCAGTACTTTCAGTCGGTACCTGTTGTGTATAAGCACCACTACTCATGTTGTATCCTAAAACACCACTGCCACTGTTAGTGAGGAATCTGCCTTGCCGCTTGGTGCACAAGTCTGTGCAGCACCAGCTAGCCTTCCGTGCAACATTGTGTCGGCCTTTCTGAGTTATTACAATGAGAACATCCTCCTCTCACCAGCTGTCAGTGGTGCTGCAATTCGTCATTCAGGCTCACGCCAATATGCGTATATATGGTTGGTACGTTGCAGTATTAAGTCTTGTCTTAACTAAACAAACTAGCAACACCTCTAACTTTGCATTGTAGCCCCACATATCTACGTCTTGGCAACTTGGCTCACACAGTGTTAAATTTGTTTGTAGGCTACTGCATATGATTAAAGTTTGGAAACGATGTTAAGTTATTGAATATTAACTCCAAATTTTAATATAGCTTACATAATTCAAGCAGCACATGCCAGGAAAGTTCTCAGGAAGCATAACTTAATTGACAACCATCATCATAGTTCAGCCAACTTGCATGAAATATTAATAAgtgatatacacaaaccttcctcatgaatcagtttATCTGTTAGTGAAGatcatatcaaaatccctacagtagttcctgggaTTAACCTTCATAAACAGACAGACAAGGCAGGGGCTTTAATTTATAATTTGTAGTCACATATTTGAAATGTATATTGTTTGGTTGAGTCCCCATCAAATTAGCATCGAATTTCACTCATGGTCTAAGATGTGGGTATGAGGTACATTAATGATGGGGCACCAGCACATTTTGTTGCTGATATACAATGACATGTAACATGGCAATATGGTCAAAAATTGATGGTAAGCAGGATCTGTACCTCGGCCTCCAAGGTAACATGACCTCAAATCACTAGAGTTTTGTGTTTTGAGTCATCTCACAAGTGAAAGATACAGTACTCAAGCTGATACTGTTGAAGAAATGGAGCAGTGAATTTTACAGTCTTGTCAATATTTATGAGATAATCCAAGGCCGTTTAAAAGAATCTGTAACTCAATGATAGACAAGTGTAGTATTGTCTCCAAATGTGAGGAGGACATGAGGGACACTTTCTTAAACAGATGCAAGTCTACAGTAAACTGTAACATATCATGCGCTGAAGaagtattgtatttcttgttaaagtAAGTCATGGGTGAAATTTGAACCCAATTAGGTGGGGATCTAATCAAAACATTTACATTTCACTAACTAGTGCAAAATTTATACTTAAGTCCGTAGGAGCTTGCAACGGCACATAAGCAATTATCTTGCAAATGGCACATCTGCAGACCAATGTTTACTTCAATGTTTTTAGTTCAATTATCCCTATACTTTCACCTAATTAACTCTCATTATTATATATCCTCTGTAGAATAAATAACTTCTCATAATGGATGTCACAATGTTTAAAATGTGACACTGGCACAAATATAAATTAAGAGCACTCCCTCCCCCTCATGATATGAGATTTAGACCCCCCTGGGTGCACCATGAAGTTATTTATGCTCTAAACTAAAAACAGGTTTTCCTTACCCATAATTTCCTACACATACAGGAAGTCCAGAACAGCTGATGAAAAAGTTGAGGGAACTGCTACTCTATCAGGCAGAAATAATCAGCCTTTTCAACAGATCAGTCAAAAACAGGAATACCAAATTTTGGATTCAGTGAcgtacttgaattttttttttactgaatgagTACTTATTTATGTGAAAAAAGGACCAGAAAAGGAGGAGGGGATTGATAAAGAAAAGGCGTTCAGTGGGTAATTTATGGCCTGATGAGAATTATCACTTATCGTTGCTGGTATAAGAAGTGCAGTTTACTATATAATACTAGTAGAGTTTCCTGTATTCTGACTTGAGGTGTTGCATTTTGAAAGATGCGTAAACAGAAGAAACAAATAAAGTTATGAACTGCTGTGCTTTGAGAGTCTATTTTCCCTTCAGCTTCTGATATCCCATATACAACACATTATCATGCTCTATGAAGACACAAAATTCTTCATTCCTTCCAGAAGGTTTTTCAGATGAGATCTGGAGATTAACATGCTGTTCCAGCCTTATCATTCCTTCCACAAAACATTTTATCTTTACATGACATTGGAGTTGAATGGCTATAACTGACAAAGTTGCATAAATCTAGGTACAGAAAACAGATTGATTCAAAATTAGGATATTCAAGCAGAACTACAGAATTAAATCTCACAAAAGTttctattttttccaatttttaacTTATCTTTTTAGTAATCAGTACCATTAAATTATTTTATGCTTTCTTCCTTGAATTATTGAACATATATCATATTTCTACATGTAAGGACACCACAACTGAATTTAAAAGTGCCATTCTATTCTGCCTTAAAATACTTCTCATAAAGGTATTTTATGTATATTCAAAAtagtaaaattattgtaaaaacagcaatattccagaatgagattttcactctgcagcggagtgtgtgctgatatgaaacttgctggcagattaaaactgtgtgctggaccaagactcgaactcgggacctttgcaaatgtcccgagttcaagtctcactccggcacacagttttaatctgccaggaagtttcaacagcaaTATTGTTCATTGAATTTTCAATATTATGTAATGACAATGCAACTTTTAGAAATGACATAATTTGACACTTTAAGCTACTGCTCAGTTTATTCTTTATTGGGCGATTGGTTTTGGTCAAAGACCATTATCAAAAAAAGATTTTTGTTAACATCAAGAGTTACATACacaatgtcaaaaataaaatatttttaaataatggtaagatatgtagacgtagatatgtGGAGGGATACTAAATATTAGATTTTTGACATTGTTCAGTTAAGAAAAATCTGTGCTAGGTAATGCCCTTTGGCCAAAACCAGCCACAGAATGACAAATAAATTGAACAGCAGTTTAAATTGCTACTTTATGTCATTTCTACAAATTATAAAAGCTGTAGAATACTATCAACAAAAAAAGGAAATACAACTGTTTTTGCAATACTGATAAATCTATCCAGCAAGGCTGTGCTCTAAAATTTTTTCGACTGTCAGTGCACATCTCAagttactaatgatcattttatcCATGGAGGACATTGTGAACCCCACACCCCTTAATGATTGTTGGTGAAATATACAATGAGTCACAAATTGTGATTCTGTTACTGTGGCTATTTGCATTATTCATCAACAGTAATGATTATGTTAATTTCATCTAAAAGTATATAATTCAAATTTTAGGTCCATGTTCTAAGTGAAGAAAGAAGAGGACCCATCATAGAAGCAGTGATAAGCCGTATGAAAATAATAGAAGAAACACTTAATTATAAGAAACCTGAGATCAGTCACAAACGTCTCCCATTTCCTGTTCGTTTCATAGCAGTATCTGCTACGCTCCCTAATATTGAAGACATTGCTACATGGCTTGGCAAGTTTGAGAATCctgcaaaatatttcaaaataagtgAAGAACATCGTccagtaaaattaaataaaattgtgcTAGGCTATAACTGTCCTCAAAATATGTCCCAGTTTCGATTCGATATATCACTAAGCTACAAGTTAAAGCCACTTCTGCTCCAGTACTCAGATGGTAAGCCTACACTCATCTTTTGTAGCACAAGGAAAGGAGTCATTCAGACAACAGACACACTCTGTCAGCAGTTAACATTTCATTTTAATATTAGTCAAAGAGAGCATATAACTAAAGCAATTTCAAATAtaagagaaaataaattaaaagaatgtgTTAACTGTGGAGTGGGCTTCCATCATGCGGGCATGGATCTTAATGATCGTTATGTCATAGAAACACTATTTCGAAGTGGTTACCTTCCTGTACTAGTTGCTACATCAACATTAGCACTTGGCGTAAACTTACCAGCCCATCTAGTGATTGTCAAGTCAACACAGCATTATATGGGAGGAGTGTATGCaaattattcagacagccaagtacTTCAAATGATTGGCCGTGCTGGAAGGCCACAGTATGATACAGAAGCAACAGCAATAGTaatgacaaaagaaaatgaaaaagagaaatatgaaaAACTTATTGAAGGCAAGGATTTAATAGAAAGCAACCTACACCGACATTTAAAAGAACATATTAATTCAGAAGTAGTTCTTCGTACAATTACAGAGACAGCTGTTGCTATGAATTGGATGCGTTCCACTTTCCTTTATGTACGTGCAATAAGAAACCCACAGTATTATGGAATCCCTACACACTTTACAAAAAAAGGcatagaaaacaaactgcaggaaatGTGTCTGCGAGAACTTAATGCCCTAGCAACAAATCACCTGGTGaaaatggatgtttttgatgtacaACCAACAGAAACAGGACGCCTGATGGCACGTTATTACATAGCATTTGAAACAATGAAGATCTTTAGCACAATGACAGGAGAAGAAAACTTATCACAGATGCTTCAGCATGTAACAAGCTGTTCAGAATTTTCTGTGTTCCAGTTGCGGACAAGTGACAAAAAATGTTTGAATTCCCTCAATAAAGTGGGTTTACGCTATCCTCTAAAAGGCCGTATAAAGACAAAAGAAATGAAAGTAAATTGTCTTATACAGGCAGCTTTTGGATGTCTCACGGTAGAAGACCCATCTCTGCACCAAGAAATGATGCATATTATACGAATTGGTCAACGTGTAACTAAATGCCTGGTACATTGTATGTTGTTAAAATCTTGCTACAGAGGTGTTCTAAATTCTATAGTTTTAGCAAAATGTTTCCACTGTCGCTTATGGGAAAACTCCCCTTATGTCTCTAGGCAGTTAGATCGAATTGGTCCTGTCTTATCGGAATTATTGGTGGTGACTGGGAAAAAATCTTTCAAAGATATTGCTGATTCCAATCCAAGAGATTTGGAGAGAATATTAAATCGGCCACCACCAATGGGAAACAAACTTCAAGAATCTGCAATGCATTTACCAgaatatcaaataaaaataaaatcaactgTCTTCAACTACACTTATTATATTGAAATAGAGCTTTTAATTTGTAACAGTGAAGCAATAAGGACTGAAAATACAGCAGGTCCTAATCATGGTCCTTGTGTGATAATAGGTGATTCAAACAACAAACTTCACATTTTTAGGAGACTCAAGGATGTGCATATCATTGACAGTGAACAAAGATGGGCGTTAAAGATAGAAGAAAAAGTTAAAGATGTGTTTGTACATGTTATTAGTGAATACTGGGTTGGTATAGATGTACGTACAACCATACAACTGTTAAAGATTTCAGAAACCCCATCAGCTGAACCAGATCTgacagttaataaagaaagaaatagtGATTATAAgtgcactaaaaatatttctgaaacagtaCAAGAAAACATGGCACAAGAAAGTAAGAAACGACGTCCTTCATTCTTAGATTTCAAAGCAGCTACAGATCATTTTTTGCAGACAACTGGTGGCAAAAGATTTCGGCTCGAAAATTACAAGCCTAACTGTTCTCTAGAACTGTTTCTGCATACTCCTCTGAAAGAGAAACAACTATTTCCAACTAACTCTAAGAAAGAGCCAGAGAAAACAATACAGATATATGAAACTGATAAGCCATGTTGTAGACCAATAAAATTGAGTCAAACAATTTCTAATCAATCATTTTTACAATTGCAGAAGCAGTTCAGGAAACCTGCACTTAATTACAGCAAAAAGGCTCGCATGGTCCATGAAATACTTTTTAACAACAATACACATTTACATGCTTCTGATCAAGGACAACAATATTCCATAGACAGTTGCTCTTCCACGGCACAGCAAGAACCCATGATAGTCAAAATCAATCCCAAAAAGTATGGTAATCAGTTGATAAACAGTGACATGTCCGAAGGTTCTTCAGTGAGTCAAGCTGGCTGCAAGGAAGACTCCAGCAGTGTTTCTGTTGCAACAAGTAACATTAAAATGCTAAATTGCTTCTACAGAGGGAATGGTTCAACTGATGATACACCAAAcaaaatagcagaaaaaatatttcagttaccagAAAGAGAACATTCACACTGCATTATACATCAAAACCAAATTAACACTCATGAAAAGTTATTGCAGGAGAAAGTAACTGCAGCAGCACCAAAAGATGATGCAAAAGAAATAACTGCCCTGAATGCAGTCTACAACCAGtctctcaaaataaaaaataacaactgCAATTCTAGCAAATACTGCTCTTCAGTGGACAGCTCACTTCAAATTTCTTTTGATTTAGGTATTGAACAGATTCTAGACAGTAATTTTGAAATTTTGATGGCTGAAACAATTGCcaacaaagaaaattaataaaatcacaTGCATTAACTTTTATCCCTagcaaagaaaattaataaaattacatgCATTAACTTTTATCCCTAGCAGTGAGTAAGAGCAATACACGTTCTACTGGGTAGAATTACATAATGTTTGCATTGGAAACCTGTGCATCACAAGAATATGTTGGAAGAAACACAGAGAAACACATGTTGTATGCAAATTAGTCATGCCCAAGCAAATCAGAAAAGGGTACTGCTTATCAGACAGTATAGAATCAATTTATGAACAAATGATATCAGCTACGCAAACCACTGGGAAAAATTAGGTATGTAGAATAAGTTGACAAGAATGATTATTAAGAGCAACTGATCAAATGATGAGAGTACCTTTACATAAGCAATTGAAAATGTGAATACTCTAGGTCTTTCCAAGATGTTCTGCATTACTTAACAGCACATCTGAAGATCACCAATGTAGACATAGCAGTTATGAAAATACTTTACCTGAATTATCAGGAGAGTTAAGCAGATGATagtaatatgaaacattttcagtATTAGTTCATAACAGAATCTTTTGAAACTAAATCAAGTTTCTGCTTGCCATGTGCCAACAGATATCATATTTATAGTAGCTGTGTATGTATTTAATGTaagacaatcctattaaatactatTATCACAGATTCAGCTGTACAGTTCTtttaaataaaatgataatattaattttaaaaacagattttttggCAACACTGCCATTTTTACTTCTGCCAATAGAAGAGTTACATATATTCTATGCTAAACTTCAAATCTTTTATTAGGAAATATTGTAGCTTCTTTTGTTGGTGTAGAATTTGTActtaaaaaaaataacagaaatttttgaGCCCTGAAAGATTGTTTCTTTAAACAAAAGAAGAAGCTATGGAATTACTGAATTAATTACTTACTTACTTCTTGAATTTGGGA
This region includes:
- the LOC126180927 gene encoding probable ATP-dependent DNA helicase HFM1 — translated: MNELFDKNDMEKSLFVPGIQIGHEAEETGNISSSCASSPMSAETLGELSPRYWATDNEFPHTIRESEQRIYLRTVQEIPEQYQQIFSSYPSFNVMQSKLLEDVLYTDRSIVVAAPTGSGKTVIFELGIIWLLMKIKEQTLDANFKIVYMAPIKALCRERVQDWTSKFSYLGLKCQEVTGDSDATDLYHLLDYHILFTTPEKWDSLTRKWRDNHMLVEVVKLFLIDEVHVLSEERRGPIIEAVISRMKIIEETLNYKKPEISHKRLPFPVRFIAVSATLPNIEDIATWLGKFENPAKYFKISEEHRPVKLNKIVLGYNCPQNMSQFRFDISLSYKLKPLLLQYSDGKPTLIFCSTRKGVIQTTDTLCQQLTFHFNISQREHITKAISNIRENKLKECVNCGVGFHHAGMDLNDRYVIETLFRSGYLPVLVATSTLALGVNLPAHLVIVKSTQHYMGGVYANYSDSQVLQMIGRAGRPQYDTEATAIVMTKENEKEKYEKLIEGKDLIESNLHRHLKEHINSEVVLRTITETAVAMNWMRSTFLYVRAIRNPQYYGIPTHFTKKGIENKLQEMCLRELNALATNHLVKMDVFDVQPTETGRLMARYYIAFETMKIFSTMTGEENLSQMLQHVTSCSEFSVFQLRTSDKKCLNSLNKVGLRYPLKGRIKTKEMKVNCLIQAAFGCLTVEDPSLHQEMMHIIRIGQRVTKCLVHCMLLKSCYRGVLNSIVLAKCFHCRLWENSPYVSRQLDRIGPVLSELLVVTGKKSFKDIADSNPRDLERILNRPPPMGNKLQESAMHLPEYQIKIKSTVFNYTYYIEIELLICNSEAIRTENTAGPNHGPCVIIGDSNNKLHIFRRLKDVHIIDSEQRWALKIEEKVKDVFVHVISEYWVGIDVRTTIQLLKISETPSAEPDLTVNKERNSDYKCTKNISETVQENMAQESKKRRPSFLDFKAATDHFLQTTGGKRFRLENYKPNCSLELFLHTPLKEKQLFPTNSKKEPEKTIQIYETDKPCCRPIKLSQTISNQSFLQLQKQFRKPALNYSKKARMVHEILFNNNTHLHASDQGQQYSIDSCSSTAQQEPMIVKINPKKYGNQLINSDMSEGSSVSQAGCKEDSSSVSVATSNIKMLNCFYRGNGSTDDTPNKIAEKIFQLPEREHSHCIIHQNQINTHEKLLQEKVTAAAPKDDAKEITALNAVYNQSLKIKNNNCNSSKYCSSVDSSLQISFDLGIEQILDSNFEILMAETIANKEN